One region of Bacillota bacterium genomic DNA includes:
- a CDS encoding AraC family transcriptional regulator, with protein MHEIKTKVGYIRGLIDGLGLDESKKEGRVMVHIADALEQISDKLLDLEAGYDDLVDYLEAVDEDLMELEDDYYEEDDEYTDEVLSDGFHFECPNCGEMIFVHDDVLDEEDDLEILCPNCGEVVLINEWDDDFDEEENGEITFDEEIIDENE; from the coding sequence ATGCATGAAATAAAGACAAAGGTGGGTTACATCCGGGGTTTGATTGATGGTCTGGGGCTTGATGAGTCCAAAAAAGAGGGGCGCGTCATGGTTCATATCGCCGATGCCCTGGAACAGATCTCCGACAAATTGCTGGATCTGGAAGCGGGGTACGATGATCTGGTGGATTACCTGGAGGCTGTTGACGAAGACCTCATGGAACTGGAAGATGATTATTATGAAGAAGATGATGAATACACCGATGAGGTCCTGTCGGACGGGTTTCATTTCGAGTGCCCCAACTGCGGTGAGATGATTTTTGTCCATGACGATGTCCTCGATGAAGAAGATGATCTTGAAATATTATGCCCCAATTGCGGGGAAGTTGTTCTTATCAACGAGTGGGATGATGACTTTGATGAGGAGGAAAATGGGGAGATCACTTTTGATGAAGAAATAATCGATGAAAACGAATAA
- a CDS encoding stage III sporulation protein AA: MFRKVVAEQLIPLLSPSLRDLLAGVEPILWNRVEEIRLRERRPLALNWSGGEALLEKSGRAVSPDEAEKAYIVSRSDMEKTLQLISKCSLYAFEEELRRGYLTVPGGHRIGLCGQAVMERGQIKFLHYIGSLNFRIARQIRGVGMKVIPFLMDRVPADSMARGSGKSYGQAGADGRAAVHHTLIISPPQGGKTTLLRDLARCLSSGLPEKGLTGYKIGLVDERSEIAGCYEGVPQMDVGARTDVLDSAPKAEGMMLLLRSMSPEIIITDEIGREEDAEAIEEVINAGITVITSAHAAHPGELSRRPSLQRMLGQGVFRRIVVLGRSCGVGTVEKIIDPVTDRVVFRQ; this comes from the coding sequence ATGTTCCGAAAAGTGGTTGCCGAGCAGCTTATTCCGCTGCTGTCACCTTCCTTGCGGGATCTCCTTGCCGGAGTGGAGCCGATCCTGTGGAACAGGGTTGAGGAAATCCGCCTGCGTGAGAGGCGGCCGCTGGCTTTGAACTGGAGCGGGGGGGAGGCCTTGCTGGAAAAGAGCGGCCGGGCAGTTTCCCCCGACGAAGCCGAAAAAGCTTACATTGTCAGCCGCAGCGACATGGAGAAGACGCTGCAGTTGATCAGCAAGTGTTCGCTATATGCTTTCGAGGAGGAGCTACGGCGGGGCTACCTGACCGTTCCGGGAGGCCACCGTATCGGGCTATGCGGACAGGCGGTGATGGAACGGGGACAGATCAAATTTCTTCACTATATAGGGAGCCTCAATTTCCGTATTGCCCGGCAGATCAGGGGGGTGGGTATGAAGGTGATCCCCTTTCTGATGGACAGGGTGCCTGCCGACTCCATGGCACGGGGAAGCGGGAAAAGTTACGGACAGGCGGGGGCGGATGGCAGGGCCGCGGTACATCATACATTGATCATCTCCCCTCCGCAAGGGGGGAAGACCACCTTGTTGCGCGATCTGGCCCGCTGTTTGAGCAGCGGCTTGCCGGAAAAAGGCCTGACGGGGTACAAGATCGGGCTGGTGGATGAACGTTCAGAAATTGCGGGATGTTACGAGGGGGTCCCTCAGATGGATGTGGGGGCCAGAACCGATGTCCTTGACAGCGCTCCGAAAGCCGAGGGAATGATGTTACTGCTGCGGTCCATGTCTCCGGAAATAATCATCACCGATGAAATCGGACGGGAAGAGGACGCGGAAGCAATCGAGGAAGTTATCAATGCCGGTATAACGGTGATTACCTCCGCCCATGCGGCTCATCCCGGGGAACTTTCAAGGCGGCCAAGCCTGCAGCGGATGCTCGGGCAGGGTGTTTTTCGCCGCATCGTGGTCCTGGGAAGAAGTTGTGGTGTGGGAACGGTGGAGAAAATCATTGATCCGGTTACGGACAGGGTGGTTTTCAGGCAATGA
- the spoIIIAC gene encoding stage III sporulation protein AC, whose product MGGVNIDLLFRIAGIGIFISVLNIVLKQAEKQEQAQMLTLVGVVIVLLMVLQLINELFQTMKTIFNLF is encoded by the coding sequence ATGGGAGGAGTCAATATTGATCTGTTGTTCAGGATAGCGGGTATCGGGATTTTCATCTCCGTTTTGAACATTGTCCTGAAGCAGGCCGAGAAACAGGAACAGGCTCAGATGTTGACCCTGGTGGGAGTGGTCATCGTTTTGCTCATGGTTCTGCAACTGATCAACGAGCTTTTTCAGACGATGAAGACCATATTCAACCTTTTCTGA
- the spoIIIAD gene encoding stage III sporulation protein AD encodes MEIVQVVGLGLLTMVLVVIIREYRPEIAIQVAIAGSLIIILLVIMQVASIVQVITDISVGAGMNLIYLQSLLRIIGIAFIAEFGAQVCRDAGAASIASKIDFAAKVIILVIAIPIVLAVIESIMLLVP; translated from the coding sequence ATGGAAATAGTACAAGTAGTCGGGTTGGGCCTGCTGACCATGGTTCTGGTTGTCATCATCAGGGAATACCGGCCGGAAATAGCCATCCAGGTTGCCATAGCCGGAAGCCTGATCATTATCTTGCTCGTCATCATGCAGGTAGCTTCCATTGTCCAGGTTATCACCGATATTTCGGTGGGGGCGGGGATGAATCTCATCTATCTTCAGTCGCTGCTGCGGATCATAGGCATTGCCTTTATCGCCGAATTTGGCGCCCAGGTTTGCCGCGATGCCGGTGCCGCGAGCATCGCTTCCAAGATAGATTTTGCCGCCAAGGTGATCATTCTGGTTATCGCTATCCCCATCGTGCTGGCGGTAATTGAAAGTATCATGTTGCTGGTGCCCTAG
- the spoIIIAE gene encoding stage III sporulation protein AE, protein MHHERENRLRSFLLIGFMVLVIAALVFFPLRTRAQEEIGGEMEERAGVVDLEFMGDYWREVEQEAGEYFPEIHWYDALAWFKPGGGGPDLREIPGGLMRFLFKEVLLNVQFLGKLLVLAVGAAFLKNLETAFESRNVAWVTRGVILLVLIALILPGFMAAMELARDTVNNMVDFILSLVPVLIVLLSSLGSFSAAKLFQPAVIFGVNFFSAAIRNFVFPLIFFSTVLALVHTISPRLRVDGLAKFFRDICSWALGLILVLFITLVCVKGLTGMVGDAVTLKTAKYLSSTFIPVIGKVLSDAAETVVGTTLLFKNSAALSGIIILIMLALFPLLKMFVLFFIYRMAAVMVQIVGESNLGDCLNAMGDGLMLVIASLAGATLVFFIAVVVIVAAGNLSIVMR, encoded by the coding sequence GTGCATCACGAGAGGGAAAACCGCTTGCGGTCATTCTTGCTGATCGGCTTCATGGTTCTCGTTATTGCGGCCCTGGTATTTTTCCCCTTGCGCACCCGGGCACAGGAGGAGATCGGCGGGGAAATGGAAGAACGCGCCGGGGTTGTCGACCTTGAATTCATGGGAGATTACTGGAGGGAGGTGGAACAGGAGGCAGGGGAATATTTTCCGGAAATCCACTGGTACGATGCTCTTGCATGGTTCAAACCCGGGGGCGGCGGGCCTGATCTGCGTGAGATCCCCGGCGGCCTGATGCGTTTTCTGTTCAAGGAGGTTTTGCTGAATGTCCAATTTTTGGGCAAACTGCTGGTTCTGGCTGTCGGCGCTGCTTTTCTCAAAAATCTTGAAACTGCCTTTGAGAGCAGAAACGTGGCCTGGGTAACCAGAGGGGTAATCCTGCTGGTGTTGATTGCACTGATCTTGCCCGGTTTCATGGCGGCGATGGAGCTGGCCAGAGATACGGTCAACAATATGGTTGATTTCATCCTCTCCCTGGTTCCGGTGCTGATTGTTCTGCTCTCCTCCCTGGGAAGTTTTTCGGCAGCGAAACTTTTCCAGCCGGCGGTGATATTCGGCGTCAACTTTTTCAGTGCGGCGATCAGAAATTTTGTCTTCCCGTTGATATTTTTCAGCACCGTTCTGGCACTGGTGCACACCATTTCGCCCCGGTTGAGGGTGGATGGGCTGGCCAAATTTTTTCGCGATATCTGTTCCTGGGCTCTGGGATTGATATTGGTTCTATTTATCACCCTTGTATGTGTGAAGGGGTTGACCGGTATGGTGGGCGATGCCGTCACGCTCAAAACGGCCAAATACCTTAGCAGCACGTTCATTCCGGTCATCGGCAAGGTCCTTTCCGATGCTGCCGAGACAGTGGTGGGGACAACGCTTCTTTTCAAGAACAGCGCTGCCCTGTCGGGCATCATCATCCTGATCATGCTGGCCCTGTTCCCTCTCCTGAAAATGTTTGTTCTTTTTTTTATTTATCGGATGGCGGCGGTAATGGTGCAGATCGTCGGGGAATCGAACCTGGGTGACTGTCTGAACGCCATGGGCGATGGCCTGATGCTCGTCATCGCCTCGCTGGCCGGGGCCACACTGGTTTTTTTCATCGCGGTTGTGGTCATCGTTGCCGCCGGCAATCTGAGCATCGTGATGAGATAA
- a CDS encoding stage III sporulation protein AF translates to MANHLAGAGIVRRDGVRAEFMLEIMGDLVRTLVLIAMVGIVLDMLVPEDDYRRYLRMVIGLLILLMVIKAISGFLGRDFSDVFASAKWNVADNEVEAVAEQGQLLLEENRRIAVRECQKMLCDYLREQVADWEGWELADLEIVFDQNAAKERWPHRQPQNIFEQFENISLVKVFLTVPGADDGRVEDVNGGIRIEAIPPVIIGGGPEEDVVSAEPADDDAAVVTLQPLQKRIADLLQISPAKVEIVTTDRNDG, encoded by the coding sequence GTGGCAAATCATCTTGCCGGGGCGGGCATTGTCCGGCGGGATGGAGTGAGGGCGGAATTCATGCTGGAAATAATGGGAGATCTGGTCAGAACGCTGGTCCTTATCGCCATGGTCGGCATCGTCCTTGACATGCTTGTTCCGGAGGACGATTATCGCCGTTACCTGAGAATGGTGATCGGCCTGCTCATCCTGCTCATGGTTATCAAGGCCATATCCGGGTTTCTCGGCCGGGATTTCAGCGATGTTTTTGCATCGGCGAAATGGAATGTAGCCGACAACGAGGTGGAAGCAGTGGCCGAGCAGGGGCAGCTTCTGCTGGAGGAGAACAGGCGGATAGCGGTGCGTGAATGTCAGAAGATGCTGTGCGATTACCTGAGAGAACAGGTTGCCGATTGGGAGGGCTGGGAATTGGCCGATCTGGAAATTGTCTTTGATCAAAATGCGGCGAAGGAAAGATGGCCCCACCGCCAGCCCCAGAACATTTTCGAACAGTTTGAAAATATCAGCCTGGTCAAGGTTTTTTTGACCGTGCCGGGCGCCGATGATGGACGGGTGGAAGATGTGAATGGCGGGATCAGGATCGAGGCGATACCGCCTGTCATTATCGGTGGAGGGCCAGAAGAAGACGTTGTTTCCGCGGAACCGGCCGACGACGATGCGGCCGTTGTCACACTGCAACCTTTGCAGAAACGCATCGCCGATTTGTTGCAAATCTCGCCGGCAAAGGTGGAGATCGTGACAACTGACCGGAACGACGGGTAG
- a CDS encoding SpoIIIAH-like family protein produces MKKALWIVALIVLAGITYVVVSGLHLEMKNIEVIGGEQEKEVEKEDMDLLSKLEENVDPEIDDTAAFFAEYRMERGRVRAQEKELLEELINNVKASENSRREAEERLLALAELMEKELLLENMVKAQGFDDALFFYRDGRATVMVRSEGMSEIETALVVDAASGVVGVEPEAVQVLMRY; encoded by the coding sequence TTGAAAAAAGCCCTATGGATCGTCGCCCTGATAGTTCTGGCCGGAATCACCTATGTTGTGGTTTCCGGACTGCATCTGGAGATGAAAAACATTGAAGTTATCGGGGGCGAGCAGGAGAAAGAGGTTGAGAAGGAGGATATGGATCTGCTTTCAAAATTGGAGGAGAATGTTGATCCGGAGATCGATGATACCGCCGCCTTTTTTGCCGAATATCGCATGGAGCGGGGCAGGGTGCGGGCACAGGAAAAAGAGCTGCTGGAAGAATTGATCAACAATGTCAAGGCCAGTGAAAATTCACGTCGTGAGGCGGAAGAAAGATTGCTTGCCCTTGCGGAGCTGATGGAGAAGGAACTGCTGCTGGAAAACATGGTCAAGGCTCAGGGGTTTGATGATGCGCTCTTTTTTTACCGTGACGGCAGGGCTACGGTAATGGTCAGAAGCGAAGGAATGAGCGAAATAGAGACTGCTCTTGTTGTTGATGCCGCTTCCGGCGTGGTGGGTGTGGAGCCCGAAGCCGTGCAGGTGTTGATGAGGTACTGA